One Candidatus Obscuribacterales bacterium genomic window, GCTTGACCACATAGTCCGCTCCGCCCGCTGCAAAGGCCTTAGCCTTGTCAGCAATATCGCTCAAGGCCGTCATGAAAATGACCGGCACATGGCTCGTCTCGGGCGATCGCTTTAGGGCCTGGCAGAGAGTATAGCCGTCCATCTCAGGCATCATGACATCTAGCAGCACGAGATCCGGGGGC contains:
- a CDS encoding response regulator, producing the protein MNTTPYDLTSSLAADRPRILLVDDELDSIRALSELLIQEGYRIRRVTNSVFALRSALTEPPDLVLLDVMMPEMDGYTLCQALKRSPETSHVPVIFMTALSDIADKAKAFAAGGADYVVK